A genomic region of Trueperaceae bacterium contains the following coding sequences:
- a CDS encoding NAD(P)-dependent oxidoreductase, which yields MKVLITGAAGRVGSAIRPHLRRDFDLRLTDLVAPAEPPGAREEFLAGDLADPRRVRELVDGVDAVLHLACVHGLTLTFEASLDVNYRGTLNLLEAAAHAGVGSFVYASSHHVLGAWPRAGFGADDQVVAPDAYYGLSKAFGEAACAMFALRHGLPTFVVRIGNADPKVGDERSLRMWTSARDLAALFAIGLERSEPGYEIVYGTSACPEPLFANRRALELGYAPRDRAEDNLAPGFLGRAAMGPERGPDFVGGAYAVAPLPPAAAAAATPPAAPPGGHP from the coding sequence ATGAAGGTCCTGATCACCGGCGCGGCCGGACGCGTGGGCAGCGCCATCAGGCCGCACTTGCGGCGCGACTTCGACCTCCGCCTTACAGACCTCGTGGCGCCGGCGGAACCGCCGGGCGCGCGCGAGGAGTTCCTGGCCGGCGACCTGGCCGACCCGCGCCGCGTGCGCGAGCTGGTCGACGGCGTCGACGCCGTCTTGCACCTCGCGTGCGTCCACGGTCTGACGCTCACGTTCGAGGCATCGCTGGACGTCAACTACCGCGGCACCCTCAACCTGCTCGAGGCCGCGGCCCACGCCGGGGTCGGCAGCTTCGTCTACGCGAGCAGCCATCACGTGCTGGGCGCCTGGCCGCGCGCCGGGTTCGGCGCCGACGACCAAGTCGTCGCGCCCGACGCCTACTACGGCCTCAGCAAGGCGTTCGGGGAGGCCGCCTGCGCCATGTTCGCGCTGCGGCACGGACTCCCCACCTTCGTGGTGCGGATAGGCAACGCGGATCCCAAGGTGGGCGACGAGCGCAGCCTGCGCATGTGGACGAGCGCCCGCGACCTCGCCGCGCTCTTCGCCATCGGCCTCGAGCGGTCGGAGCCCGGTTACGAGATCGTCTACGGCACGTCCGCCTGCCCCGAGCCCCTCTTCGCCAACCGCCGCGCCCTGGAGCTCGGCTACGCGCCGCGCGACCGCGCGGAGGACAACCTCGCGCCGGGCTTCCTCGGTCGAGCCGCCATGGGCCCCGAGCGCGGCCCGGACTTCGTGGGCGGCGCGTACGCGGTCGCCCCGCTCCCGCCGGCGGCCGCGGCTGCCGCCACGCCGCCAGCGGCCCCGCCGGGCGGCCACCCGTGA
- a CDS encoding ribonuclease activity regulator RraA, which yields MAPDIAPLDQATADKLRRTSTATLATVLYIHGFKSRVVRGVHRLNPERGTMVGVARTLRYVAAREDLDSLELWKRDSNPQRRIADEIRPGEVLVIEARADQSCGTMGGMLVARMQVRGAAGIVSDAPFRDGPFIAGLEMPGYSSGMNANTNLIAHHPEELDVTVTCGGVHVRPGDVVVGDAEGVIVIPRHLAEQVAAEAHAKEREEAFIEGRILAGAPVKGTYPMDQTTRAAYEAQQGGSREG from the coding sequence GTGGCGCCTGACATCGCGCCTCTCGACCAGGCGACCGCAGACAAGTTGAGGCGGACGAGCACGGCCACCCTGGCCACGGTCCTCTACATCCACGGCTTCAAGTCGCGCGTCGTGCGGGGCGTGCACCGCCTCAACCCCGAGCGCGGGACGATGGTGGGGGTGGCCCGCACGCTCCGCTACGTGGCCGCCCGCGAGGACCTGGATTCGCTCGAGCTCTGGAAGCGCGACAGCAACCCGCAGCGCCGCATCGCCGACGAGATCCGCCCCGGCGAGGTCCTCGTCATCGAGGCCCGTGCGGACCAGTCGTGCGGCACGATGGGCGGGATGCTGGTGGCCAGGATGCAGGTGCGCGGCGCCGCCGGCATCGTGTCGGACGCGCCGTTCCGCGACGGGCCGTTCATCGCCGGGCTCGAGATGCCCGGGTACTCGAGCGGCATGAACGCCAACACCAACCTCATCGCGCACCACCCCGAGGAGCTCGACGTCACCGTCACGTGCGGCGGCGTGCACGTCAGGCCGGGCGACGTGGTGGTGGGCGACGCCGAAGGCGTGATCGTCATCCCGCGCCACCTCGCGGAGCAGGTCGCCGCCGAGGCACACGCGAAGGAGCGGGAGGAGGCCTTCATCGAGGGGCGCATCCTCGCCGGCGCCCCGGTGAAGGGCACGTACCCGATGGACCAGACCACGCGTGCCGCCTACGAGGCGCAGCAGGGCGGGTCGCGGGAGGGCTAG
- a CDS encoding nuclear transport factor 2 family protein, translating to MMDENKREHMIATVRGYFDACNSASRELFARYLADDCRHYFPPKAGGPYLGRKAIEDLWIGFVRRLDSRWTIDRLVCDGEQICVEWTHFKPRAGEYIRGSEWYEFDEHGKIDAIWAHYASSRDEDAKANVLEGYDYPANGYPVTPPVLTPETQARRDAALAAEAARGA from the coding sequence ATGATGGACGAGAACAAGCGCGAACACATGATAGCGACCGTCAGGGGGTACTTCGACGCCTGCAACTCCGCCAGTCGCGAGCTGTTCGCGCGCTACCTGGCCGACGACTGCCGCCACTACTTCCCGCCCAAGGCCGGCGGGCCCTACCTCGGACGTAAGGCGATCGAGGACCTGTGGATCGGCTTCGTCAGGCGCCTCGACTCGCGCTGGACCATCGACCGCCTCGTGTGCGACGGCGAGCAGATCTGTGTCGAGTGGACGCACTTCAAGCCGCGCGCCGGCGAGTACATCCGCGGCTCCGAGTGGTACGAGTTCGACGAACACGGCAAGATCGACGCCATCTGGGCGCACTACGCGTCCTCGCGCGACGAGGACGCCAAGGCGAACGTGCTCGAGGGCTACGACTACCCCGCCAACGGCTACCCCGTGACGCCGCCCGTCCTGACGCCCGAGACCCAGGCGAGGCGCGACGCGGCCCTCGCCGCGGAGGCCGCTCGTGGCGCCTGA
- a CDS encoding sugar kinase yields MSKPLVVTFGEALLRLSPPVAEPLRGATALSLHVGGAEANVAVGLASLGLAARYFGRLPANDLGERVLGELRRHGVDVSYVERGPERMGLYFLEEGVGPRPARVTYDRAGSAFAHVGEQGAAVALDAGLMGGASAFVTSGITMALGAGPRAAAARLWRAAGTAGATRVYDVNFRSRLCTAAEAVAHAAPLLADAEVVVVAERDALALHGGVPQLRAAAPRALVVVTRGADGATAHLPAGDVVEQPALGVAEAGRIGRGDAFLAGFLFGHLGGRGVAGSLALGVASASLKSTWAGDLPDLRLADVEALADAAARGGPGTAVQR; encoded by the coding sequence GTGAGCAAGCCGCTCGTCGTCACGTTCGGGGAGGCGCTCCTGCGCCTCTCGCCGCCCGTCGCCGAGCCGCTGCGCGGGGCCACCGCCCTCTCGCTCCACGTGGGCGGCGCCGAGGCCAACGTGGCGGTGGGTCTCGCGTCGCTGGGGCTGGCGGCGCGCTACTTCGGTCGCCTCCCCGCCAACGACCTGGGCGAGCGCGTTCTCGGCGAGCTGAGGCGTCACGGCGTCGATGTGAGCTACGTCGAGCGTGGGCCCGAGCGCATGGGTCTCTACTTCCTCGAGGAGGGCGTCGGCCCGCGGCCGGCCCGCGTCACCTACGACCGGGCGGGTTCGGCCTTCGCGCACGTCGGGGAGCAGGGAGCCGCCGTCGCGCTTGACGCCGGCCTCATGGGCGGGGCGAGCGCGTTCGTGACCTCGGGCATCACCATGGCGCTCGGCGCCGGACCGCGAGCCGCGGCGGCTCGGCTCTGGCGAGCGGCGGGGACCGCAGGGGCGACGCGCGTGTACGACGTGAACTTCCGTAGCCGTCTCTGCACGGCGGCGGAGGCCGTGGCGCACGCCGCGCCGCTCCTGGCCGACGCCGAGGTCGTCGTGGTGGCCGAACGGGACGCCCTGGCCCTGCACGGCGGGGTGCCGCAACTCCGTGCGGCCGCGCCGCGGGCGCTCGTGGTCGTGACGCGCGGGGCGGACGGCGCCACCGCCCACCTGCCGGCGGGCGACGTCGTCGAGCAGCCGGCGCTGGGCGTGGCCGAGGCGGGCCGGATCGGCCGAGGCGACGCCTTCCTGGCCGGCTTCCTGTTCGGTCACCTCGGCGGCCGGGGCGTGGCGGGTTCCCTGGCTCTCGGCGTGGCGAGCGCCAGCCTCAAGTCGACGTGGGCCGGCGACCTGCCGGACCTCCGCCTGGCGGACGTCGAGGCGCTGGCGGACGCCGCGGCGCGTGGCGGGCCGGGCACGGCCGTGCAGCGCTGA
- a CDS encoding bifunctional 4-hydroxy-2-oxoglutarate aldolase/2-dehydro-3-deoxy-phosphogluconate aldolase, translating to MTRPPGGVGAARLLAGAGIVPVHADTDLAAVVARVRACFAGGVRAFEFADRVPGAVETFAALRAVVEREMPELALGAGTVTTVEAAEAFVAAGASFLVGPVLAADVLAWSVATGTPYVPGVATPTEAWRAHEAGAEVVKLFPAGALGPAYLRSLLAPLPRLAVMVTGGIEATPAAVTAWFEAGAVAVGLGSDLLPRKPATAARAAEITASCRALMAAAAARRSRP from the coding sequence GTGACGCGACCGCCGGGCGGCGTCGGGGCGGCCCGGTTGCTGGCGGGGGCGGGCATCGTCCCCGTGCACGCCGACACCGACCTGGCCGCCGTTGTGGCGCGCGTGCGCGCCTGCTTCGCCGGCGGCGTCCGGGCGTTCGAGTTCGCGGACCGCGTTCCGGGCGCCGTCGAGACGTTCGCGGCCCTGCGCGCCGTGGTGGAGCGCGAGATGCCCGAGCTGGCGCTCGGCGCCGGCACCGTCACGACCGTCGAGGCGGCCGAGGCGTTCGTGGCGGCCGGCGCCTCCTTCCTGGTGGGCCCCGTGCTGGCCGCCGACGTGCTCGCCTGGAGCGTCGCCACCGGGACGCCCTACGTGCCCGGCGTCGCCACCCCCACCGAGGCGTGGCGAGCGCACGAGGCGGGCGCCGAGGTCGTCAAGCTCTTCCCGGCGGGCGCGCTGGGGCCCGCCTACCTCAGGAGCCTGTTGGCCCCGCTCCCGCGGCTCGCGGTCATGGTGACGGGAGGGATCGAGGCGACGCCGGCGGCGGTGACGGCCTGGTTCGAGGCGGGCGCGGTCGCCGTGGGGCTCGGCTCCGACCTCCTCCCCCGGAAGCCGGCGACCGCGGCGCGCGCGGCCGAGATCACCGCCAGCTGCCGCGCCCTCATGGCCGCGGCGGCGGCGCGGCGGTCCCGCCCGTGA
- a CDS encoding mechanosensitive ion channel family protein yields the protein MREPATAGPLPSFFGSGAQEWAAAHPVLTSLGIAAAFGLAAYVCFILTRWLLALLVARFDARGRSGLGSSLRGRRVAGHVAYLVPIALIRLGLEYVPALAPGVAAALGRLLEILAVVVTTRALVAIMFGLGDLYARRPHGGGRSLTRYLQVLALVAYVMAGLVSLGLLLDRDPIVILTGVGAASAVLLLIFQNTILSFVAGSQLTSSDSLRPGDWIEMPEMNADGEVVEISLNSVTVQNWDKTLTIIPAHNFLGKAFKNWRGMQATGARRMKRSLLLDVSTIGFLTDDDLERLEAFTLLAPYLAEKRAELAGEADARSGPAGADVNSRRLTNVGTFRAYALRYLQAHPRIVTDMTVMVRQLQPGATGLPLELYAFVDDVTAVVYEGVQADVFDHLIAILPEFGLRLYQAPSGDDVRSLAPGVRSTVTP from the coding sequence ATGCGGGAGCCGGCCACCGCGGGCCCGTTGCCCTCCTTCTTCGGGAGCGGCGCCCAGGAGTGGGCGGCCGCGCACCCCGTGCTCACGAGCCTCGGCATCGCCGCCGCCTTCGGCCTGGCCGCCTACGTCTGCTTCATCCTGACGCGCTGGCTCCTCGCGCTGCTGGTGGCCCGCTTCGACGCTCGAGGACGAAGCGGCCTCGGCAGCAGCCTCAGGGGCCGCCGGGTGGCGGGCCACGTCGCCTACCTCGTGCCCATCGCGCTCATCCGGCTGGGCCTCGAGTACGTCCCCGCCCTGGCGCCCGGGGTGGCCGCGGCGCTCGGTCGCCTGCTCGAGATCCTCGCGGTGGTCGTGACGACCCGCGCGCTCGTCGCCATCATGTTCGGTCTCGGCGACCTGTACGCCCGCCGGCCCCACGGCGGCGGCCGGTCACTCACCCGCTACCTGCAGGTGCTGGCCCTGGTCGCCTACGTCATGGCCGGGCTGGTCTCGCTCGGGCTCCTGCTGGACCGCGACCCCATCGTCATCCTCACCGGCGTGGGCGCGGCGTCGGCGGTGCTGCTCCTCATCTTCCAGAACACGATCTTGAGCTTCGTCGCCGGCAGCCAGCTCACCAGCAGCGACTCGCTGCGACCGGGCGACTGGATCGAGATGCCGGAGATGAACGCCGACGGCGAGGTCGTCGAGATCAGCCTCAACAGCGTCACGGTGCAGAACTGGGACAAGACGCTCACCATCATCCCGGCGCACAACTTCCTGGGGAAGGCCTTCAAGAACTGGCGCGGCATGCAAGCCACCGGCGCCCGCCGCATGAAGCGCAGCCTCCTCCTCGACGTCTCCACCATCGGCTTCCTCACGGACGACGACCTCGAGCGACTCGAGGCGTTCACGCTGCTCGCGCCCTACCTGGCCGAGAAGCGCGCCGAGCTGGCGGGCGAGGCGGACGCGCGGTCCGGGCCGGCGGGGGCCGACGTGAACTCGCGTCGGCTCACCAACGTCGGCACCTTCCGCGCCTACGCGTTGCGTTACCTGCAGGCGCACCCGCGGATCGTGACCGACATGACCGTGATGGTGCGGCAGCTCCAGCCGGGCGCGACCGGGTTGCCCCTAGAGCTGTACGCGTTCGTGGACGACGTGACGGCGGTCGTCTACGAGGGCGTACAGGCGGACGTGTTCGATCACCTGATCGCCATACTGCCCGAGTTCGGCCTGCGGCTCTACCAGGCGCCGAGCGGCGACGACGTGCGCTCGCTCGCCCCTGGCGTCCGGTCGACGGTCACGCCCTGA
- a CDS encoding FadR family transcriptional regulator — protein MASLQETTATERTAELKLEPASRVSLAATVADQLAARILDDHLSQGDRLPSERDLATQLRVSRLVVREALRTLTERGLIEVRPGVGAFVVPMPSGAVTRPLALYLQRNNVALAHLFQLRHALEPGIAAAAAGAAQPAALAHLAANLDATATLVNELEAGVAAHDEFAWLDLQFHQLLAEATGNPLFQLVLDPLIDRQLEVRREGAQVPGAARRAHDGHAAVLRAVSARDAAAAAAAMDEHLTTVEGWLTDIEKRVAARRLDAPKEGNG, from the coding sequence GTGGCGAGCTTGCAGGAGACGACCGCAACCGAACGAACCGCCGAGCTCAAGCTCGAGCCGGCGAGCCGCGTCTCGCTGGCCGCGACCGTGGCGGACCAGCTGGCCGCGCGCATCCTCGACGACCACCTGTCCCAGGGCGACCGGCTGCCGTCGGAACGCGACCTCGCCACGCAGCTGCGCGTGAGCCGGCTCGTCGTGCGCGAGGCCTTGCGCACCCTCACGGAGCGCGGGCTCATCGAGGTGCGACCCGGGGTCGGCGCCTTCGTCGTGCCCATGCCGAGCGGCGCCGTCACCCGCCCGCTCGCCCTCTACCTCCAACGCAACAACGTGGCCCTCGCCCACCTCTTCCAGCTCAGGCACGCGCTCGAACCCGGCATCGCGGCGGCGGCGGCCGGCGCCGCCCAGCCCGCGGCCCTCGCGCACCTCGCCGCGAACCTGGACGCCACCGCCACCCTCGTTAACGAGCTCGAGGCCGGCGTGGCCGCGCACGACGAGTTCGCCTGGCTCGACCTGCAGTTCCACCAGCTGCTCGCCGAGGCGACCGGCAACCCGCTCTTCCAGCTCGTGCTCGACCCCCTCATCGACAGGCAACTCGAGGTGCGGCGCGAGGGCGCCCAGGTCCCCGGCGCGGCAAGGCGCGCCCACGATGGGCACGCCGCCGTCCTGCGCGCCGTGTCGGCCCGCGACGCGGCCGCCGCCGCCGCCGCCATGGACGAACACCTCACCACCGTCGAGGGGTGGCTCACCGACATCGAGAAGCGAGTGGCTGCTCGCCGCCTCGACGCGCCCAAGGAGGGCAACGGATGA
- a CDS encoding cupin domain-containing protein: MNYVFKTTDPKRYRFPTHTNLLVMDRAEATTSESFISVMEPGEAPPLHKHDDTEQVFYVLAGEGRLEVGPDAAFAGHLVPGDLVRIPPATLHRVHCVSSEPLRYLVVDCFPGGRPSAEPTWESHVRVVCAENGWDMADVVGG; this comes from the coding sequence ATGAACTACGTCTTCAAGACCACCGACCCGAAGCGCTACCGCTTCCCGACCCACACGAACCTGCTCGTCATGGACCGCGCCGAGGCGACGACGAGCGAGAGCTTCATCAGCGTCATGGAGCCTGGCGAGGCGCCGCCCCTCCACAAGCACGACGACACGGAACAGGTGTTCTACGTCCTGGCGGGCGAGGGCCGGCTCGAGGTGGGCCCGGACGCCGCGTTCGCCGGGCACCTGGTGCCCGGCGACCTGGTGAGGATCCCGCCCGCCACGCTCCACCGTGTCCACTGCGTCTCCAGCGAGCCGCTCAGGTACCTCGTCGTCGACTGCTTCCCCGGCGGCAGGCCGAGCGCCGAACCGACCTGGGAGTCCCACGTCAGGGTCGTGTGCGCGGAGAACGGCTGGGACATGGCCGACGTGGTCGGAGGCTGA
- a CDS encoding sulfatase-like hydrolase/transferase, with protein MSEGRRPNLLLLITDQQRADTVVPGGPCLTPHLQGLAAQGARFTRCYSPNPICSPTRASLFTGYLPHSHGVTDVTHAVKPPLAQLRDDMPFWSRELNRAGYATAYFGKWHVERSDALERFGFQEYEVELKLVGVQEHPGVFSPSLVLKDEGYRDLLVAGVTDEPASASREHALFERGIDFVRRAAADPDRPWALVVSTEAPHDPFVAPREVFHRYDPAQLEPPASFRDPMTDRPAVYRRIRRTWEDLSEEDLALATACYYARCSMVDDEVGRLLAVLEETGQAEDTLVVFTSDHGDYLGAHGLMFKGVAAFEEAYRVPLVVRGPGVEAGLVVEEAVSLLDLPRTLVRLLLGEEYPCQGGDLSARLRGEAPAGAGEAFAEFHGQRLGYTQRVVWHGDWKYVFNGFDEDELYDLAADPHELRNLAADPEHAATLREMARRMWRRLRETDDTTLLEAHYAMFRFAPVGPDAADAPED; from the coding sequence GTGAGCGAGGGGCGGCGCCCCAACCTGCTTCTCCTCATCACGGACCAGCAGCGCGCCGACACCGTGGTGCCGGGCGGTCCGTGCCTGACGCCGCACCTGCAGGGCCTCGCGGCGCAGGGCGCCCGCTTCACGCGCTGCTACTCGCCCAACCCCATCTGCTCGCCCACGCGCGCCAGCCTCTTCACCGGCTACCTACCTCACTCCCACGGGGTGACCGACGTGACGCACGCCGTCAAGCCCCCGCTGGCGCAGCTGCGGGATGACATGCCGTTCTGGTCGCGGGAGCTTAACCGCGCCGGCTACGCCACCGCCTACTTCGGCAAGTGGCACGTGGAACGGAGCGACGCCCTGGAGCGGTTCGGGTTCCAGGAGTACGAGGTCGAGCTGAAGCTGGTGGGCGTGCAGGAGCACCCCGGTGTGTTCTCACCCTCGCTGGTGCTGAAGGACGAGGGGTACCGCGACCTGCTCGTGGCCGGGGTCACGGACGAGCCCGCCTCCGCGTCCCGGGAGCACGCCCTGTTCGAACGGGGGATCGACTTCGTCCGGCGCGCGGCGGCGGACCCGGACAGGCCGTGGGCGCTCGTGGTGAGCACCGAGGCGCCGCACGACCCGTTCGTCGCGCCACGCGAGGTCTTCCACCGGTACGACCCGGCGCAGCTCGAGCCGCCGGCCAGCTTCCGCGACCCCATGACCGACAGGCCGGCCGTCTACCGGCGCATCCGCCGCACGTGGGAGGACCTATCCGAAGAGGACCTGGCCCTCGCCACCGCCTGCTACTACGCCCGCTGCAGCATGGTCGACGACGAGGTGGGCCGGCTGCTCGCCGTGCTGGAGGAGACGGGTCAGGCCGAGGACACGCTCGTGGTCTTCACGTCCGATCACGGCGACTACCTGGGAGCCCACGGGCTCATGTTCAAGGGCGTGGCCGCCTTCGAGGAGGCCTACCGGGTGCCGCTGGTCGTGAGAGGCCCCGGGGTCGAGGCCGGCCTGGTGGTCGAGGAGGCGGTGAGCCTGCTCGACCTGCCGCGCACCCTCGTGCGCCTCCTCCTCGGCGAGGAGTACCCGTGCCAGGGTGGCGACCTGAGCGCTCGGCTGCGCGGCGAGGCGCCCGCGGGCGCGGGCGAGGCGTTCGCCGAGTTCCACGGACAGCGGCTCGGCTACACCCAGCGGGTGGTGTGGCACGGCGACTGGAAGTACGTCTTCAACGGTTTCGACGAGGACGAGCTCTACGACCTGGCCGCCGACCCGCACGAGCTGCGCAACCTGGCGGCCGACCCCGAGCACGCGGCCACGCTGAGGGAGATGGCGCGCCGCATGTGGCGCCGCCTCCGCGAGACCGACGACACCACGCTGCTCGAGGCGCACTACGCCATGTTCCGCTTCGCGCCGGTCGGGCCCGACGCGGCCGACGCGCCGGAGGACTGA
- a CDS encoding mannonate dehydratase, with protein sequence MEFTFRWWGPQDPVPLAAFGQVPNVDTVVTSLGEVPVGEPWSAAAIAERQDLCAAAGLEWTVVESVGVHEAIKLAAPERDRYIDAYAVTLERLGAAGVRTVCYNFMPVFDWMRTDFDYRLPDGSRVTSYSQSDLDAIDLSRGLPRLPAWPQAYTAAELGALFERYAGVSDEEFLARYRYFVERVVPVAEGAGVRLAVHPDDPPWRLFGLPRIAKTAADLAALLACSDSPAHGLTFCTGSLGARGDADLPAMARRFAGRTHFVHLRNVRRRGPRDFHEVDHTRGAGDVDLVEVMAALLEGGFAGPLRPDHGRMIWGEEGVPGYGLYDRSLGLMYLQGVHDALTREGAGS encoded by the coding sequence ATCGAGTTCACGTTCCGCTGGTGGGGCCCGCAGGACCCGGTCCCGCTGGCGGCCTTCGGGCAGGTGCCCAACGTCGACACGGTCGTGACCTCGCTGGGAGAGGTGCCCGTCGGCGAGCCGTGGAGCGCCGCCGCCATCGCGGAGCGCCAGGACCTGTGCGCCGCGGCCGGCCTCGAGTGGACGGTGGTGGAGAGCGTCGGGGTGCACGAGGCGATCAAGCTCGCGGCCCCCGAGCGGGACCGCTACATCGACGCTTACGCGGTGACGCTCGAGCGCCTGGGCGCCGCCGGGGTGCGGACGGTCTGCTACAACTTCATGCCGGTCTTCGACTGGATGCGCACCGACTTCGACTACCGCCTCCCCGACGGTTCGCGCGTTACCTCCTACTCGCAATCCGACCTCGACGCCATCGACCTGTCGCGCGGGCTGCCCCGGCTCCCGGCCTGGCCGCAGGCCTACACGGCCGCGGAGCTCGGCGCCCTGTTCGAGCGCTACGCGGGCGTGAGCGACGAGGAGTTCCTGGCGCGTTACCGCTACTTCGTCGAGCGCGTCGTGCCCGTCGCGGAGGGGGCCGGCGTGAGGCTCGCCGTCCACCCCGACGACCCGCCGTGGCGCCTCTTCGGGCTGCCGCGCATCGCCAAGACGGCCGCCGACCTCGCGGCGCTGCTCGCCTGCTCCGACAGCCCCGCGCACGGCCTGACCTTCTGCACCGGCTCGCTCGGCGCGCGCGGCGACGCCGACCTGCCGGCCATGGCGCGCCGCTTCGCCGGCCGCACGCACTTCGTTCACTTGAGGAACGTGCGCCGCCGCGGCCCGCGCGACTTCCACGAGGTCGATCACACGCGCGGCGCGGGCGACGTCGACCTGGTCGAGGTCATGGCCGCCCTGCTGGAGGGCGGCTTCGCGGGCCCCCTCAGGCCGGACCACGGGCGCATGATCTGGGGCGAGGAGGGCGTGCCCGGCTACGGCCTCTACGACCGCTCCCTCGGGCTCATGTACCTCCAGGGCGTGCACGACGCGCTCACGCGCGAGGGGGCGGGTTCGTGA
- a CDS encoding mandelate racemase/muconate lactonizing enzyme family protein, whose translation MRIEGVETLIVEIPFDDGGKGEGITPTTWNSLEILLVRLTDEAGNVGWGEGFGYFTVDATKALVDRLIAPVLQGATVTDVAAWNLATQRRLHLFGRYGVTLFALSAVDMALWDLAAKRAGLPLHRLVAPTAAARRVPFYASLVRYADAELVARTATAALAAGFTGLKLHEVTLPEIEAARAAVGEGVPIAVDVNCNWSAAHAAEVTPRLVELGVSWLEEPVFPPEAYGTLRALRGNGLKIAAGENWCTAEQFRAALAAGAVDYAQPSVTKVGGVTEFLAVAEAARAVGTPLEPHCPYFGPGFFASLQLAAALPDVRELEYHFVTPAAWLAHPGTPGADGAFAVPEAPGLGFEPDPAVLARYARAPR comes from the coding sequence GTGAGGATCGAGGGCGTCGAGACCCTGATCGTCGAGATCCCCTTCGACGACGGCGGCAAGGGCGAGGGCATCACGCCCACGACCTGGAACAGCCTGGAGATACTGCTGGTGCGCCTCACCGACGAGGCCGGCAACGTCGGCTGGGGCGAGGGTTTCGGCTACTTCACCGTCGACGCGACGAAGGCGCTGGTCGATCGCCTCATCGCGCCGGTGCTGCAGGGCGCCACCGTCACGGACGTGGCCGCCTGGAACCTCGCCACCCAGCGGCGCCTGCACCTGTTCGGTCGCTACGGCGTCACGCTCTTCGCGCTCTCGGCGGTGGACATGGCGCTATGGGACCTCGCGGCGAAACGGGCGGGGCTGCCGCTCCACCGCCTTGTCGCGCCCACGGCCGCCGCCCGCCGGGTGCCGTTCTACGCGAGCCTCGTGCGCTACGCCGACGCCGAGCTGGTGGCGCGCACCGCCACCGCCGCGCTCGCCGCCGGGTTCACGGGGCTGAAGCTGCACGAGGTGACGTTGCCGGAGATCGAGGCGGCCCGCGCCGCCGTCGGGGAGGGCGTGCCCATAGCGGTCGACGTCAACTGCAACTGGAGCGCCGCCCACGCCGCCGAGGTCACGCCGCGCCTCGTCGAGCTGGGCGTGTCGTGGCTCGAGGAGCCCGTGTTCCCGCCCGAGGCGTACGGCACGCTCCGCGCGCTGCGCGGCAATGGCCTCAAGATCGCGGCGGGGGAGAACTGGTGCACCGCCGAGCAGTTCCGCGCCGCCCTGGCGGCCGGCGCCGTCGACTACGCCCAGCCGAGCGTGACCAAGGTGGGAGGCGTCACCGAGTTCCTCGCTGTCGCGGAGGCGGCGCGCGCGGTCGGCACGCCGCTCGAGCCGCACTGCCCCTACTTCGGGCCGGGCTTCTTCGCCAGCCTGCAGCTGGCGGCCGCGTTGCCTGACGTGAGGGAGCTCGAGTACCACTTCGTGACGCCGGCGGCGTGGCTGGCGCACCCGGGGACTCCGGGAGCGGACGGCGCTTTCGCCGTGCCGGAGGCGCCGGGCCTGGGCTTCGAGCCCGACCCCGCCGTCTTGGCGCGCTACGCCCGCGCGCCCCGCTGA